The Silene latifolia isolate original U9 population chromosome 4, ASM4854445v1, whole genome shotgun sequence region TAGTAAGCACTACTCGCTTTGAGGATTTTAGAGTAGGAGTGTTTCTAATGGGACTCGTGAATAGAAGAGTTTTCTCATTTGAAAGATACTTTTGGTTTAGAGTTTATCTGTTTGGGGTTTTGGTTAATGTCAGATCTTGTGGTGAATGGTAAACTAGAATTGAAGTGTTTGTTAAAGGTTATGTGGATTTGGAGTAATAGTAATGAGTTTACAACTTTGAGAGGGCATATATGTTGTTTATTGATGGTTAATGCTAGTTGAATGAGTGTTTGAAATATGAGAACTAGATGTTGTACCTTGTGGAATATTACTTATAGGTGTTGAGTGTACTTGGTGGAAGTGGGGAACTCAGTGATATTATGGCTTATGAGATGTGATGGACTTTATGAGCGTCAACCACATGCTTAAAGGTGATGCATGTGTGAAACGTTGTAGTCGTACGACGACTAGGTCATACCGAGATAAGAGAGACTATTTGGGGTGGAATTAACTTAACGATCATTTTGGGTTGTGATGGTATGAGTTTGATGTGACTTTTGAGATTGTAAAGTGAATGGAGATGATAATAACATTGAGGATTTGGGATACTTTCTTTAGTTTGAGCTTGATAAGGATCAGAGTGCGGATCGGTTAGGATTCCGAGATGACTTTTGTTGATGATCACTTTGACGGTGAgattgtcgtcgggtctcccaatcaaacatatttatgttctcaacaaacaactagttagtggttaagtcgaggtcgatccatgggacggtgtgctttgggttctaagtctatgtatctcaatttatgctagtgtcacaattgacttgggtttgtagttggtgagtctaaactaatgcaagtaatgaagtaaaacaaacaataaattaagagatgtaaacaaatgactaaaagtgctaggatatcataggttcataggggattcatgggagttgatcatacaaacatgttctctactagatgcaagcacttattgttgtgatgggatcaagttagtatatatcttacaatccctaagaaggtttgggtcccgtagacgaattgattagattgtacaacacctacaagtcgacttaatccttcctattcaacattatgcatggtctaatgaggctcgagttgatttatgtcttacaagcttcattgaaaagataagtgatgggtaagaaatgcaaggattcataggcttagcatttcatcaaacataacatgtgcataagttgaaatcacaagaAGCAAGCAAATTAtatatgaaaatatattagattaagcatgaatcattccccatgtttgtttccctaattccccattaatcctagctaaatgattactcactcatgatcaagtttaacatgttaataaggttgtaaatcatactaacaaagccaaacatgatgaataaatgatgtgattaacaataattaaacaagagtaaaagagattatacctatgaagatgattccaaataataaagcaaagaataaaagaagagaacttgattgattgatgaagagttgtcaattctccaataataacccaataatcttcaattacccaataataaacttgaattacccaataataaacttgaacaataattaaggaaatattaatgtgtgatttgtggaaagattaaagagtaatctattctaatcaacCTCCTCCTGATTCCAACTGGAATTGGAGGAATATATGTAGAGTTAGAGGTATTCTTGAGGGTGGCTATCAAGGTAATACCTGGGTAGCATCTCCTGGTGGTTACAGTGTCAGTTCAGGATACCATTGGATGCAGGGCTCACACCCCCCTGTCCTATGGTATAAGGATGTGTGGGATAATTGGTTACTACCCAAGCattcttttattgcttggttgATTCAGAAGAAGGCTCTTAATACTAGAGTTAAACTTCACAGATTGGGTATTTGCTTGTCTGATACTTGTGCTCTCTGTGAAGTGGGAAAGGAAACGCATGACCACTTGTTTGCTGAGTGTGATTATAGTGCTAGGGTCATTGCAGGTGTTGAGGAATATTTTCATCTTTGCTTCACTGGTTCTAATCATTGCTCCTCGAAGATCAGGAAGAAAACTTGCAGGCTGGCAAGAATAGTTACTTTTTATATGATTTGGAATGAGAGGAATGTCTGCAGGCTTACTCTTCAGCTTAGCAGACCTGAACTATTGGTTTCAAGAATCTCACAGTATGTGCATGACAGGCTAGTTTGCAAAATGGCTACTGTGGTGACGGCTAATGATTGTACTTGGCTAAGTAGATTACACATACGTTGTCGTTTTTGTACTTAGTCTTTCTGATGATAGATGATTTGAACGATATTGTAATATTTCTTTGAGATATGGAATACAAATGCTCAcatgttaccaaaaaaaaaaaaatctattctaatctactcctaatgaaagcttaatctaatctaagagaacttgatttaatctaTGGAAACTTGGTCCTTTTGATTATTACAgttggagtatatatagtagtacatcattaggttaagcaagggtagattagtaaatagcatttcTAAGTGttaagtagggaaatgctcctctcgaaggagatgcgcatatcacgttgctagtcccgccacaatatgctcgtcccgagcgtctggAGAATAGGCACGGGCTCCCTGaactgtgatccgagcggatcgtggaggagacgctcggattatgaggggagaagacgctcgtcttgggtctggggacgagcgtcttgagtctcgggacgcgcggattggcggacaacttgtctatttgagctcggattgtaaaacggacgtcatttcctcatccggactcctattggagtgattcaaaagcctagaccactttatttttcgacgccgtttcatctagcatactttctgAGCCAAAGGaacaactcttggtttgggttccgagcaatttcttcttgcaatggcttccttctcgtcatccttgcttttaagcctatgatccttctatatactctttattcctacatccttggtcatcattattgcctcctcttcataccagtccatccaatatcgtcaaaaagcttctaaatatgcacgggagacgggaatttccacctcatttatcttctttcctacaaaacatatgaaatgcactaggaaagcaaaataggaagtatttgacagataaaatggctatggaatgttataatagtatgcaaaatgagctcaattaggggactaaatgtgcgcaattatgagtcacatcacacttgtaattcttaccttctttTGATCTTATCTTTGAATTTCAAGTGTCGAGGAcaaaacttctttttagggggttggattgtaacaccccgtattttataataatattttattataaaagtattttattaaattaattatttcgaagtTTAATAATGTATTTGGGAAATATTTATCGTCTtcattctctattttattattcctcattttaatctacttttgatcGGGTTAAAATATTCGTGCacgattttattattttaaattaaTAACTACTTATCTTATATAAATTctccttgcgttttaatatgATCCAATCCATCTTGTAATCAAATAATCCAATttatgagctaatggacccaaagcccactTGTTAACCTCTTATAAATATGAAACCCTAAGCTAGAAACTAGGTTGCTCTCCTCTTATTCCTTACGTGAGACGTGCATCAGCTCTTCTCCCTTTCTccctcttttgttcttcttttctccctttgactccattgttgaatatcttttcttCCTCCAAACCCATACAgaaaatatattttcataatcattgctcttatctttacaacatatttatctccaaataattttatggggattatttgtatggacctttagacctacctttatggtctcttatttttaatgggtaaagaagaagaaggGTCTTTTTATGGTGAATTCATGGATTTGGATTCGGGTATTCTTTAAAGTCGATTTTTGGGgacgttgacacgtgttggagacaaggctttgttggtcgttttctttatggaggttttcattaattgctaaaaaggtaactaggtgttttcctttaattgtgtttatgccaattggatgtaatttacatgatttaataattgattcGTGTAATTAGTGCGTGTTTGATTGTTTACTATCATGTTAATTGTGTTTGTGGGATTATGTATGTGTTTTACCGTTAAATTTGCATAACGTATGTTGCTTATGCCTCGTTTTTGGGCGTTTGGTGCCCGGCTAGGGTTCCCAatggaaaccctagtggcggcttgGTGGTGGTATGGGAGAAGACCTGGAGTTATAGCTAAACTAGTATAACCTTAAGATTATGGCTTAATGTTATAGCTGGGTTTGTACAACTCTGAGGTTGTGATAAATTTATAGGTGGAGCCGTATAACTTTGAGAttatagctcaatgttatagctgggctactataacttaagtcacATGTCGATGTTATAGCTAGTGCTAATGTAACATTAGGATAATgaagtcaatgttatagctaaagctaataTAACATTGGGTTACGAGGTAAGGCTAttgttaaggttatagctgaagttactataacattggttgcttatacttgtttcatgtGTTGTATTGTGTTtaacgtgttatgtccttgtgttgcttatgtctttggttactcgtgttcatatgataagtaggacggtcagttatactatcctatgagttgagtcgtgatgttgttcacgcgtGTTGGTACAGTCAGtcatactgtgcatttgtttgttggctggttGAATAggtgacggtagtatcagttatatactatcggaatgaaccaacgccacccgttgatgcgggatttattttggtCTGTGTTCGGGGGtggctagaggcagtggttatatgctctgggtcccgagtgtcgttcggtttcctgagagtctggccaggtcttagacatataggcagtggttatacgctatacatagtaccgtggaggcagtggttatacgctccacaccgatggagccagtggttatacgctccgtcagatagagacagtggttatacgctctggcaagttagaggcagtggttatacgctctaacgggcgttcgctctattcgctatgctttgttgcttgctttgtgccttctgttgctgtagATTGTGTGTTACGATGAtcgctatgctttaatgctagcatTGTGCCTTAGTTGTTATGGATCGTGTGTTACTTTGGTTGTAAGTatacatggtctagtggttgcatatgatCTAGGTTTGCATGATTTCGTCCgtttaagattgattaagtcatGGTAAGTTGtattgggttttcatgagtatagatgatctcacatgtttactgtttatgcctttcaattgttattgattgctgattatattcaattgttgtaaacatggcTGGGAGAGCATCTAATTACTCCCGAttgaattgtcgacccccttctcaggtttATCAGATGTTGCAGCTTGATGATGCTCGTTGGGATGCTTCGAGAGGCAAGATTAATAATGAATTAGGATTTTGTTTTTAGTTCCGCTTGAGAAcccttgaataatgtattagttttggttttggatttagtagcgaaccggattggtcgggtgtttccgccaccttgacccttttattattgttatactctgatatatatattttattatacgttttcaatttgttttataatccggatTGTTACACCCGTGGGGATTGAAGACAACTCGCACGAGTTGAAGTCCAAAGGAAGAAAAAAAGTTCCCTGCATGAGAAAACAGGCGAGTTCCTGAGAACCCGAGCGTCCCAAGccccaactcgagcgggttgaaaaTGACTCGAGCGAGTCAAGCCCCAACTCGAGCGTGCCAATCTGGACTCGAGCGGGTTCAGCGTGATTTAGCAAATCTGCATCAGAAAACGAGCGAGCTAGGCCTAGCCCGCCCGTGTTGAACTAGAAACTCGTGCTTCTTCTATAATCAGGCTGTGACATTGCAATGCACATCAAtctcacctaccatcttcatcttctacatACAACACTCATCTCCAACTCACAAAAATCACTCAAACATCAACCAAATCACCATCTAATTAATCTAAAAATCATCCTAAtccatttctacacaataaaaacTAACATTTCAACCTTCTACATactcaaaatcacccattttcatcaCTTTAAAATTTGGGGCTTCAAAAATCCGTGAGCTCCATCTTACATTTCGagtttgatttttgccttctagcttcaATTCATTGCTTCTAGTGTTCTAAtaaggcattttcaaggttgATTGGTTCTTATTTGTGAAGATTTTAAGCATTCTTGGGTAGTAATTCTTGGTGGATGTTAAAACAACAACAATGAGTTTTTGGGGGCAAGAGTAAGGCTACTACTTCTAAGGGAACAAAGAGGAGAAAGGGAAGTGGTTCTAATGCACCACCGGAGTTCCAAAGACAAGAAGAGGAGCTAGTACCGGAAATAGAGCAACTTGGGGACTTCCCGGAAGTAGTATTCAtaaaaaatgagcataggagACGATTTGTGAAACTACTAGGTATGGAATTTGAGCCTACTCGTTTCATTTGTCGTAATATCttggataaacttggtattgagagtcaaaccgagtccttATTTAGAGGAATGGGTCTTGAGACAATGTTTAATATGCATGAGGTGACATATCTTAGCCTCACATTGGAAATCCTGTGTAGTCTTAAGGTTTTTGAAGGAGAAAGATATGGGGTATGCTTGGAATTTAGATTGTATAATGAAACCCACCGGATGCATTTGGGTACTTTTGGTGAAATTTTTGGACTTGAAATACCCAAGACCGATCTTGAGAAACCCATAGGGTTCACGGAGTCACACTTGTGGAGAGCGATTACCGGATTGGAATTACATGATTTTAGGAGGTGTCATGCTTTCTACATTCATCATCCGGTCATTAGAGTATGGCATCAATTTATTGCGGGGACTATCAATGGTAGGAGTGACACGGGAAGCGTTATtcaacttgacatgacttttctcgagtcttatttgaatgtccAAGGATTGCCAAAATACAACTTTAACCCCGCACTTGAGTTACTTGTCCGGTTCCAAGCTCTAGCAAGGGGTAAGACTAAGTCCAAGGGAATTGTGAAAGGGGCAAGTATAGTGAGTCGGGAAGCATTGATTGGCACATCAAGGGAAGCACTACATTCATccttccttgttg contains the following coding sequences:
- the LOC141651611 gene encoding uncharacterized protein LOC141651611; amino-acid sequence: MGIGGAARKTLGCLSTFIGGPGGGSGGGKRVRGILEGGYQGNTWVASPGGYSVSSGYHWMQGSHPPVLWYKDVWDNWLLPKHSFIAWLIQKKALNTRVKLHRLGICLSDTCALCEVGKETHDHLFAECDYSARVIAGVEEYFHLCFTGSNHCSSKIRKKTCRLARIVTFYMIWNERNVCRLTLQLSRPELLVSRISQYVHDRLVCKMATVVTANDCTWLSRLHIRCRFCT